The Erinaceus europaeus chromosome 17, mEriEur2.1, whole genome shotgun sequence nucleotide sequence agataagatttaaaaagataggaatggacactacttaatgctcagaggatcagtcaatcaagaggacttaacaattattaatatctatgcacccaatgagaagccatctaaatacatcaagcttctactgaaagagctacagcaatatattaacagtaacacaatcatagtaggggacttcaacaccccactatctcaacttgacacatcatccaggcagaaaatcagtaaagacataagggagctaaatgaagagatagataaactagaactattggaaattttcagagtcattcatcccaagaaactagaatacacattttactcaaatccacatggagcattctcaagggtagaccatatgttaggccacaaagacagcatcagccaattcaagagcactgaaatcatcccaagcatcttctcagaccacagcagaattaaactagcacttaagaatcaacaaaagattagtaacagtcccaaaatgtggaagctcaacagtacacttcttaacaacttctgggtcaaagaggaaatcaaggaagaaatcaaaatgtttcgagagttcaatgaaaatgaagaaacaagctatcaaaatatttgggacacagctaaagcagtcctaagagggaagttcatagctatacaagcacacattaggaaacaagaaaaggcacaaataaacagcctgattgcacatcttaaagacctagaagaagaacaacaaaggaatcctaaagcaaccagaaggacagaaatcactaaagttagggcagaaataaataacattgagaataggaaaaccatccaaaagatcaatgaaagtaaatgttggttcttcgaaagagtaaacaaaatcgacaaacctttagccagactcacaaaacaaaaaagggagaagacccaaataaatcatatagtaaatgaaagacgagatatcacaacagacattgcagaaattcaacatatcctgcgaggcttctatgaacaactatatgccaccaagctagagaacctggaagaaatgaatgatttcctagatacctatcaacttccaaaactaagtaaagaggaagtggataacatgaacaggcccatcacggctaatgaaattgaaacagttatcaaaaatcttccggaaaataaaagtcctggaccagatggttttacaaatgaattctacaaaactttcaaagaaaaactaatacctctacttttaaaagtcttccagaagattgaagacactggaatactccctgccagcttctatgaagccaacatcaccctgataccaaaagcagacagggacacaaccaaaaaagaaaactacagaccaatatctctgatgaacatagatgcgaaaatattgaacaaaattctagccaaccggatacagcagtatatcaaaaagattgttcatcatgaccaagtggggtttatccccggcatgcaaggttggtttaatatatgcaaatcaatcaatgtgatccaccacatcaacaaaagcaagaccaaaaaccacatggtcatatcaatagatgcagagaaagcctttgacaaaatacaacatccctttatgatcaaaacactacaaaaaatgggaatagatggaaaattcctgaagatagtggagtctatatatagcaaacctacagccaacatcatactcaatggtgaaaaactggaagcatttcccctcagatcaggtactagacagggctgcccactatcaccattactattcaacatagtgttggaagttcttgccatagcaatcaggcaggagcaaggaattaaagggatacagattggaagagaagaagtcaaactctccttatttgcagatgacatgatagtatacatggaaaaacctaaggaatccagcaagaagcttttggaaatcatcaggcaatacagtactgtgtcaggctataaaattaacattcaaaagtcagtggcattcctctatgcaaacactaaactagaagaaattgaaatccagaaatcagttcctttttctatagcaacaaaaacaataaaatatctaggagtaaacctaaccaaagaagtgaaatacttgtatactgaaaattatgagtcactactcaaagaaattgaaaaagacacaaagaagtggaaagatattccatgttcatgggttggaagaattaacatcatcaaaatgaatatattacccagagccatctacaaatttaatgctatccccatcaagatcccaagcacatttttttaggagaatagaaaaaatgctacaaatgtttatctggaaccagaaaagacctagaattgccaaaacaatcttgagaaaaaaagaacagaaccggaggcatcacactcccagatctcaaactgtattatagggccattgtcatcaaaactgcttggtactggaacatgaacagacacactgaccagtggaatagaattgagagcccagaaatgaggccccacacctatggacatctaatctttgacaaaggggcccagactattacatagggaaagcagagtctcttcaacaaatggtgttggaaacaatgggttgaaacatgcagaagaatgaaactgaatcactgtatttcaccaaatacaaaagtaaattccaagtggatcaaggacttggatgttagaccagaaactatcagatacttagaggaaaaatattggcagaacttttttccgcataaattttaaagacattttcaatgaaacgaatccaattacaaggaagactaaggcaagtataaacctatgggactacatcaaattaaaaagcttcagcaaaagaaaccactgcccaaaccaagagacccctcacagaatgggagaagatctttacatgccatacatcagataagagtttaataaccaacatatataaagagcttgccagactcaacaacaagacaacaaataacccttccaaaaatggggggaggacttggacagaatattcaccacagaagagatccaaaaggccgagaaacacatgaaaaaatgctccaagtctctgattgtcagagaaatgcaaatcaagacaacaatgagatatcacttcactcctgtgagagtgccatacatcagaaaaggtaacagcagcaaatgctggagagggtgtggggtcaaaggaaccctcctgcactgctggtgggaatgtcagttggtccaacctctgtggagaacagtctggagaactctcagaaggctagaaatggacctaccctatgaccctgcaattcccctcctggggatatatcctaaggaacccaacacatccatccaaaaagatctgtgtacacatatgttcttggcagcacaatttgtaatagccaaaacctggaagcaacccaggtgtccaacaacagatgagtggctgagcaagttgtggtatatatacacaatggaatactactcagctgtaaaaaatggtgacttcaccgtttttagccgatcttggatggaccttgaaaaaatcatgttgagtgaaataagtcagaaacagaaggatgaatatgggatgatctcactctcaggccgaagttgaaaaacaagatcagaaaagaaaacacaagtcgaacctgaaatggaattggagtattacaccagagtaaaagactctggggtgggtgggtaggtggggagaatacaggtccatgaaaaatgatgaatgaaatagtgggggttgtattgttaaatgggaatctggggaatgttatgcatgtacaaactgttgtatttaatgttgaatgtaaagcattaattccccaataaagaaataaattattttaaaaaattacatggatatttgaagaaataacaacaaaaaaatctgttTACAAAAATAACCTTTGTGTAACCGTGAAGTCAAAGCTGTTTTGTCTCCCCCAAATGTtctgcttttctatgcaaaaattcataatgacttttctgacaacccagtagttTCTTGACATATTCATGGACAAGAGTTCCACACCCTGACAgaaatctcatctactctatttttCTTGGGATCTATTTGTTATGAAACAGGGGAAACCTTTAGGTCAGTCTGAAGAAGTTACAGAAATTATCAGTAATAATTCTGAAATGTGTAAGCACAAATGCTATTCTCCTGGCACCACCAACTGAAGAGTCTTTAACACAGAGATAAAACAGTACACTTGGAACTGAGAaaggttacacatgtacaaactactatattttactgctgactgtgaACCATTAGCCCCACtccataaaggggaaaaaaagccaatACACATTAAAATAGGTATTTACTGAAGTCTTACGATTGATCACAAATAATCCCTAATAGCCAGAGTGACTATAATACAGGGAAAGATAAGTGGTTGTATTATACAATATGAAAGCAAATATAGCTACAAGAAAGCTAATGAAAACAGTCCACTATCAAGCAGAGAGACCCTAATATTATTGTGCTTGAAAACACCaaaaacattaaatatatttACATTGAGAAATGCAAACAATTCAGCCACTGATTAAATGTAAATAGATTTCAGACAGTTTATCTTGTGATACCAGGCATCACAAGACTCTTAGTCACGTCAGAAAGTGTGTGAACCCACTCTTCTTCGCCATAGTTTCATCAAGGCTCTTTTCATCTCATTGTTTCTCAAGCTGTAGATCAGGGGGTTCAGCAGAGGTGTGAGTAATGTGTATGCCAATGACATCACTTTCTTAGTATCTGGTGAGTAGCCAGATTTGGGCTGGAGATAAGTCATGTTGGCTGTGCCATAGAAGAGAGTGACAGATGTGAGGTGGGAGGCACAGGTGGAAAAGGCCTTTTGCCTCCCAGTGGTAGATGGCATCTTCACGATGGCGAAGAGAATGCGAATGTAAGACAAGAGGATCAACAGGAAAGGAAGCATAACAATCAAAACGGTGCCTGTGAATGCGTAGATTTCAAACAGAAATGTGTCGGCACATGCAAGCTCCAGCACTGGGGGAGTCTCACAGAAGAGGTGATTGATTTCATTGGGACCACAGTAGGGGAAACTGAATACCCAGGTGGTCTGCACAGTAGCCA carries:
- the LOC103117623 gene encoding olfactory receptor 10A3; amino-acid sequence: MKRKNQSTVAEFILLGFSSYPELQEQLFGVFLVVYLVTLMGNAVIIVIISLEHSLHVPMYLFLLNLSVVEVSFMAAIMPEMLVVLSTEKAKITFAGCFVQMYFILFFGGTECFLLGAMAYDRYAAICHPLSYPMIMNKGVFVRLVTFSWVSGILVATVQTTWVFSFPYCGPNEINHLFCETPPVLELACADTFLFEIYAFTGTVLIVMLPFLLILLSYIRILFAIVKMPSTTGRQKAFSTCASHLTSVTLFYGTANMTYLQPKSGYSPDTKKVMSLAYTLLTPLLNPLIYSLRNNEMKRALMKLWRRRVGSHTF